CTCTCATCGAAGTTAACTTGGGACCTGTCCAAATTTGACGGTTCAGATGAATATGGCAAGAAACCAATCATCATGACCGTATCACCGTAGCACTCAAGGATGATGTTAAAAGTACAGCGTCGGGTTCAAGAATAGACTTTCTTCCAGGGCAATCTGAATCAGAAGCCAGGAAAGTCTACACTAGTTGCTGGCAAGAAACAACAAAGTTTGCAGCTAGCTAGCTTTCATCAGAACAATCTTCAACTCATTCTGAAAATCTCATCTTTAACAAATGCAGCCCTCAAAATCCATCATGGTCAGATAAGCTCCGATTAGAATTGGAAAGACATTAATGCCTCCAAAGTCTCCTATCTTTAGAGATATACATAAATCTCACGAGCAGAATATATAAGCTAAAATTACCCCAGAAAgcgaaaaagataaaagcaagaaaaatttcTACAAGAAGAGAATTTCAACAAACATGATGCTAGAAATGATATCTAATTCCAGAGCTTGAGTGATAAGTCGAGCTTCTGCAGCTCCTCCTGGTTAGCTTTCAACCGGGCACCGGTTGTCGTCCCCCAGCAACCACTGCTACTGGTTTCGTTTCCCAAAATACCCATTGAAGGTGTGATATTATCGAATCTACCAACACTAActcttgaagaagaataagatgATGATCCTCCTGTTGCATTTGCTTGATGATGACTGCTCTCCATGGGCAGCAACCTTCCCACTGCTGGCTGTTGACCCAATATTGGAGGCCTATTCCAAACATGGTTCCCATACCCACCATTCCCAATAGGACTGGCACCAAAGGAAGGTGCATGAGAAGGCTTGTGGATCATGGAATGCGCCTGAATTCCAAGAGATCGGTTGCTATAGGCGCCGCCTCcgagaagagggagagaagacATGCTCGAGtaatggtggtggtgatggggCTGGTCCATGTAAAAAGGGTTTCCCAGTACATGTAAGCCCGTCGCACCTAGCCTTTGTCCTCTTTTCGCAAGAGTCCGCTCTCTCTTGTGCGCGTTTTGGTGTCCTCCGAGTGCTTGTGAGCTGTAGAACTTTCTCTGGCAGTAGTTGCACGAGAAGACCTTAGGCTCCGCTTCTGAAGGAGCTTCAGCAGCTTCCTCCGGCGATGTCTCAGGACGGCCCATGTCCAAGAAGTGGATGAGGTTGGGTTCCGGGCAGGACCCGCGATTGGAGTCGCCGCACGAAAGGTTTAGGTCTAGTGGCCTAGTAGGTTGAGCTGATGGTTGACCTCGATCTTGATAtgtcctctcttcttcttcttcctcttcttcttccacataGATAAGTTCTTGCTTGTTTTCTTTGGAGTTTTGGAGGGGAGTGTGTGGGCACGGAGGAGGCTCGGGCGCCGATATGATGGTGGAGGACTCGGATGGACATGGCGGATCTTTAGCATGCGGTGCTTCCATGGGAGGATACAAAGAAGGAAATTGAAGGGCTTGATCTCTGCGGATGGATTATGAAATTATTGAAGATGGGTGGGAAATAAGATTAAAGGGCGTACTGTTGTTCGGTAGTAATTGGCTCTTCTATATAAGGAAGGGTAAATTGTCGTACGGAGTTCATATATAGTAAagttaagaaaagaagaatcaatgaataaactaatagggagagagagagagagagagagagagagagagattgaatgACTTTTGTTCTGTACACGCTGataaaactacaaaaaaaaattggatgtcacatttttcaagaaggGCAGATACCTtaaaaaatatcttaaattatATTCATCCAAACACAAATACCATAGACTCCAAATATCTCAAATcttttttgtgtcaaaaaaaaaaaactcaaatttatatatgtgtGATATATATACCGTCTATATTAGTTTCTTCCAAGATATATttataagtttgggattttttatagtTTTGTTTCACAATaacaaatttaggaattttagtgatataagaaaaatatttttttttatggtagaGTTAATATCAGAAGTTTCAAATAATGATTTCTCACAAGAGTAATACTAGTTATATTATCATCGATTGGCAGCAAATTACCATACTAAATGATGTGATGAACTCTTTTTAGCGTTGAACCTGACCCACTAATTTACATGCTCTCCTCTCGTCGCTCTGCGGAGACATAAAATCAAAAGAACATGAAATTAAAGGACCGAGGGAGCACATCACGCGCAACAAACAAAAGTGGTTCATCAATCATGTGGGAGACAGGGCTGACCTTTGGGGAGAAATGGCAAACTGAAAACAGCTTTTCACGTTTGTACTTGAAGGTCCATCCATGAGCCCCATGGCCATGGGGGCAAAGGGCGATTGCAGCGCCCCATCCTTGATTTTTATTGTTTCCTATCTGCTCCTTCGGTGGGGGCATCACATGCGCCTCTTCTTTTGATCCATCCTGGGGGCCAATCCCTAAAGCAAGAAAATTGTAATTATTGTTTCCAATGGGATGGGTTTCTCTCAAACTCCATGTCTGGTAACTCCATCATGAAAAGAGAAACGAGGTTTCAggaatttcattgattttttggCCAATTACTAATGATGGGATTCATGTTCTGCTTGTGGATTCTTCATTAATCTTTGGTAATATAGATTATGGTGTCGATTCTTCTAGCATGTGTCTAGCAATTCTGTTTTGGTGATTTTTCGCCGCCTGTATAACTTCGAATTCTTGAAATTGGAggtttttatgaaaatttagtTAACAACCTCAGACAATTCAAGAAGTCGAGGAGACAGAGGAAAATGAGGAACAGATGTGGGAAATGaagtagattttgaaatttttgtgaagaagagggttggaaaattgaaataattctttttttccttcccttctatGGTTTCTAAACATAAATGGTCCATAAATTTTGGCGTAATGTGCAAtgtaattcataaatttttactttgttcaatgtgatccttgaacttttatccaatatgcaatgtggttCCTAAACTTACAATTTCTTCAATGTGGTTCCTAGACTTTGGTATATATTCAACTTAATcattaaactatatgaaaatgtttaatattatcattttattaattgaaatttatgtataaaataatctcatTTTCACATTGCCTACCTCACTTTTCCAAGTGTATCAAACCATATTGCATTGAGCAGTTAAATTATGTAAACTCTTCTTTCAACAATGAATTTTAAACCAATCAAATTAGCAAATATTCCATGGCAAACTCTAAAAGTGAGCATTCAATTGATGCTTGCTCTTAGGTCGGCGATGTCAACTAACTTTAGGAACACCCATTCAATCCACCCACCAAATTGAGATACGTAGCTTGATAAGTAGTCGATGTGACTTAGGTTCGCAAATTTGTAAATTCTCCTCATAACAATGTCGGCACAATCTAACTGAATCAATATCTTGAACAAGCCCAAGCAAATTATATTCACCAAATCTAGCACATTATCTAAACAATTCAAATTGCGTAGCATTtgtcatatcatgtcatattcaCTTggatttattcttttatttagcTAAGTAAAAGGGCTCAAGCGCCGCCAAACTATAGATTActcatagaaaaatatatttgtcaATTTAAGACCATAAATCTGTCATTGCGCCACTGCTTACTAGGCAAACCTGTCACCTCTATCGCATCACGATATAAATGAAGAGCCCAAAACCAGTAATATATGTAAGTTCAAGCTCGTTTTTTGCAGAGTAATCAAGATTTTATGAAATCGAGGATAGATCCAAGAATCAAATGCGTTACTTTCCACCAATCACTCTAGTTTTTACATGGGTTTATTCTCAGGTAAAACGACTGAGATGCCAATGTCAAAGCCAAGATCCATAGCCTAGCCCCTACGCAATCCTCGTGGTAACAACGGACGTGGAAGGGCCCAATAAAGCGAATTTACAAATGTGTACGATCACCTCTTTTGTTTATTGTAAAGATGGTCGCGTCTCTGAAGAATTAATGTAGAATACCACATGTTTCATCCCAAACAGGACAGCCTCGATACTTCCCAAACGTGTTCAACTTTGTAGTATTAAAAGCTACACCTAATCTACAAGCCTATATGCATCTATGTATAAACAAGATATTAATATGGGGTGACattcaaaaatttctttaaaatgcaGGGTACGTGACTGACACAACCATTTAAAGGATTTaggaattttcttcttttagtttGATAAAAGAATATTACAAAAGCCACCATTCTTTTTACTATCATATCACACTATAAATTTATTTACTCTTTACATATATTTCGACTGGATTGAACAGTGGCATTAAAACCAGATTTGTCACTAGACTTATTTTGCCAATTTTGCGTGTCATTTCTAAATTCGATTTGCTTATGAGAGAGTGTgttgtaatatatttaatagTTGTGATCTCCTTTTACGATAGAACATTTGAGATGTGTATGGACACCACACGCAAGGGAAGGTGTGCCAAAATTTGAGAGATGAACGCATCCCAACATATATGGGTAGGTATAGGGGCATGGCTCTCGGACAAAGAACAATTGAACATGCTAAGACAGATTCCAAACACTTCTTTAGGGTTTTCTAGCGTAGGCAGGTTTGTCTTGTCATGTTgactgcttttctttttttctctttttttttttttttttctttttttttttttaaatttctcagCCATTGGATTAACTCCTTAccgacttttcttctttttttaggtcATACATTAAAACATTATATCATTATCCTTCAAGTCCCACGAATGTGAAAACATTTCgtggtttcttttttctctttttgagggtggagaaaaagagaattatCGAATTAAGAAGATCCGTCTTTGTTGAATGATTAGGcccaagaaaattataaaaatagagATTCTACGTTGAAAGGATATGATGATCATATCATCTCTAGCTGGCaagctgaaaaaagaaaagaaaagaatgataaTATATTATGGGAAATTAAGTAACGTGTAGTGTGACACGAGTCTATATAAAATGCTGTCTCATCTTGAGCTTCCTTCGTTTTCATAATGACTTTCTCCCTAAAATTAGAAAACAGTCTTTTCGGTGTTATGTGTCACTAACGAAAGGCATTGACGAAAATATAGGATATAGATGAAAGCTTAGGCATTCATGCAATTCAAACCCCTAGCTAAAGGTAGGTGAACGGAGATTGAGATTGTGGTTCTTATATGAATCATATTAACCGGAGCTAACTTTAAATTTTTGTGGGAACATTATCAGTTTTCCTAAAAATTTAGGTTATTAGATAAAAACGTGGTTTAAAATTATGTAGGCAGGCAAAACTTTGCTATAAGATTAattgcaaaaatatataataaggaAGATAAATAAGGggttagtaatttttaatttaacatcTCCTGCATTGATATCatgtaaaatattttgagaCTACTACTAATTGTagtttaaactattaaatgaaaGCCTggtttaacatttaaatattctaacaccgTTGAtaactaaatattttaattatgcccCTCACACGTAGACAAAGACTTGGCCTGAGGTTAAGTGTGGATGTATATAGTAAGGGAGACAAATGAGAGGCTCGGAAAGCTTTGAACTTAGCAAATCCTACTTTGATACCATTTAAATTGTTGTGGAATAATTATTCTAATAATTTAAGTTACCAAATGAAGATGTGGGTTAATATCTACGTATTTTAACAATAGGAATTGACCAACATATAGAATATTCATCATGACGTAGAATTGTTATGATGTATGAATTTCCTATCTAGTGCGAGCAACAAATGTTCTAGTGACACATgttaattatattgaataatCACAAAATGAAGTGTTTTTATAATATACCAGATAGTTTTTAGCAACAGAAGGCACATATCGTTACAATCGCAAGTGTTTCTAAAGGCAACTTCAAGGTGTTTTAACTGATAATCGATCAACTTCAAATGAATGCGATTGTGGAAGGTCATTCAAACCTCACTAAACCAATGATGAATAGTCGGAAGTCTGTTTACTATATAGTCCTGACTGTTGTCATAGTCAACAAGGTTGAAACTTCCAGGAACATAGCTACTCTCTTGCAAAATGTGCTGATGATGATATATTATAGATAATCTCGTTATTGTCTGATAGAATAAGGATATGTATCATTCAGAAGGTGCTTATAGCTATATCTCTGCTGGCTTGAGTTGGataactttttctctttctctctctctttgtgtaTGGTCTTCAGTTGTATAATTGGTCAACTCATGTCTAGTGTCCAATAATACATGAGACGGAAATTCCTTTGCGATCAAGAAATTGCCCTCTTTTGCATAATCCCAAGATTCATTGAGGCTTCTAGGAATCCTGGGTTGCCATATTAAGGGCAAATAAGGTTAATCCAAAACCCCGATTATGttatctccatttttttttttgtcgtatTTGACATGAATTGGTGGGGGCGACGATGACAAATGGCCGACAAAGAAATTGGGAAGCTGATGTGGAGTCCCCTCATTCAATGATAATGCTTCCCCTCACTGTTTTATTAGTTTAACATGATCAAATCTCCAAAGTTGCCCCCTTAGATCAGAGTATAATCTAGCTTTGTCCTTTTATAATGTTATTTTAATATGGGGTTTGTGCTCTTGTATTTGTCCACAGCCAATTCCTTAGGAATTAGATGAAATGATAATGCAAccgataaaaagaaattttcatacGGCTGTATCGAATTAATAAACGGTATATTTTTGCactaattaaaatttgaaagttctattctttttctttttttttttgcaaataaatTTACGATATGCCATACGTGCCGCCTAATTCTTTGCATCAGCAGTGAATCCGAAAACAAAAGTCAATTTTAGACCCCTTTTTCTTCCAAACCCTAATACcacatgagaaaaagaaaaaaaaatgatgagacGGAGCGAGGTTTGAGTGGGGGTTTTGACAtgattcttttcaatttctgcaataaaaaaatagacatgatattctttttaaattggcagatgctgaaaaagaacaaattcataTGATTCGATGAGCAATTTACTTGTCTAATCAAAATGAACAACCAAATCTCCTTTTGAGATCTCTTTGTCCGGGCAAATAAATCCTGCTTTGGATCATCCAACCAAGAGGAAGCCCCACAGAGTTCCAATCCTCCCCCTCTTCCCCACCAAAGAAAATATCTTATACTATAATATATCAACTCCTTAATGTGAAATGACtttattcttctccttttccaaCCCTCGACCAGCTCATGACGCATGAAAGTGTAAGTTTCTCAGCAAATCCATACATAGGATTCATGATTGCATTTCAAATGTTCCTATAAAgattttctgcttcttttttggTATAATGATTTCAGACTCTCTAATTGTCAAAAGATTATTTTCAACAAGTCTCATTGGATCACTAGTGAAAAGAATGATAAGTTATATATTgtgagaaaagttgaatttatgattttcaaatttgattttttttttataatacttCGATCCTTAATTTTCACTTATTTTGCAGTCTTGCCTACATTTACGCTGAAAATTGGTCAATGTTCTTGTGCTTACGATGGAACACACAATTTAAATGAAAGTTACCATTAGAATACTacaatcaaaaaatattattatcacAATTTTTATGCTCACGGTTGCGTAAGTATGTAGTCAACTCCGGTAACCCGAAAATGAACTTCAACAGGAACGAATTCCCAGGACTATATTTAcacgaaaataaaattttagagaCTAACGACTTCAATTCCAACTAAGGACTTCGCTGAATTAAATGCTTGGGTTGAGTggtatataaaaaataaaaataaaaaaaaccttgCATCCTTTTTGGGCTTGTTGAGTTCCATATATCAAGCCCAATTTCTCctttaaaaaatttgacatggtcaaaattcatttataatgaaagtcaaattaaaaatatgatttagaaaaaagaagaagcatgtATTGGGGGAAACTTTTTATAATTGAGTTGGGGCAATTGTCCCCGATCAATGTAAGGAGGCATAGCCCCCTACTAGGTTGATGACGAGCGTGCTAAGTAACCACTTTATATCTATTAATCattaattttcatcattttactCCAACCCgcacaaatatttttatttcacaaCCAGCTTTTCTCTGACTAAGTTACACACAGACACAAATATATTTCTGTGGAAAATTGTACACCTACAAATCCAGACTAgtttattaatattaaattaaatctaaTGAGAGAAGGGAACTGGAACCAGGTGTGCCCAAGTTGGCGGAAGGCCTAGGGTTTATGGGTCAAAACGCATATCCCACTATAAATTAAAGAAAGTTTAGAAAATGATCAAGTTGGGGGGCACTTGGCCTGTctttctttctaatttcttcttgCTTTCTTGATCTCTCCTTTGGTTCTCGGGTCAATTGATTGGATTTGTAGAATCCAATCAGCATGCGGCAACATTTCTAGTTAATAATAAATAGATTTCGTCAGACCACCACTTTGTCCTGAGCCTATCCTTTCGTTAATGACACCTCAAAAACGTAAGTCATGAAACTTCCTCGATTACAATTAGTGGGAAAGTCTTCCAGTGCCTCATTCTTTATTTCTGATTTGGTATATAAGTGGGATCTGGATCAAGTTTCATGTATCTGGATTAGTCCACTTCTCCAGACAATCTTAAGGGTTGATCTCGTGCATTCAGGACTTCACTTCTAAAGTGCTCCCAACAAGTCTCGAGCCAAAATACCATGAGAAGATGAGCAAACTCTCTTACCATTTATGTCAACACTTTATTAATTTCAAGCGCATCGGTAAAAGGTTGTAagttcttcaaaaaaaaatcctaataaATCATCATATGGTGTGAGAAATGGTTACAGGTGCAAATGGCATTCGCCAAACTTGGGCCCATAGTACCAGATAGTCGATACATGGCGAGTTCCAACAACCCACCATTCACAGTGGGAGACGAAATGTAGCCCGCTTCATTATTCAGTCCAACTATACACGATTTGTCTTTGCCTAATTTCCAGCCCACATGGGTTTAATTAGCAACAACTATGGTTTCTGACTTAAAAGAAACGCACGATCAGGCTCGACAGGGTGACAATGCAGTGTCGAGAGACCAGCCTTGATAGTCAAAGATATATGGGTTTCAACGCCCTCGCACCGGCATTTAGTGCGATCTCAATCGATGTCTCATGAGAGGCGGCTTGTACAACTAAAGATCTTATTGACCCTCGATGTGTTCGAATTTGAATTCCCTTCTACTAAGAGagaaaccaaaaaggaaaataaagagaattacAAAGGATTTCATTGTAGATGAGTCTTGCTAGGCATGTGTCTTTGTTGCAAGTGTTTCTGTTGTGCTTGATTCAAGTAGTGCATTATCAGATGAGTTGACTTGTTCCGCCATAATTACTTCCATATTCCGTTGAGTGGGATTTGACAATGAGTTTTGAGTCAATGGTTGGAAAACTTCGTTTTCTCGATATTAATTCACATAGAAATTCAAGAGCGGGGGTCTTAATTGAATTGGAGAGACTCGAATTCACACTAATGCCATAGATTTACTTAATTTAGATATCACATAATTAAGCACTAAATGAACAGGCTCGACAAAATCCTTGTataacttcttcaatttcacgaaaaaaaaaaaaagaatatactGATAGGTGTTGGTATGTATATATGCAAATAATTTGCTTGAAGTGATTTGGTGTCCTATGGAGTCATAGAGGTCATAATCAACTTAGGTGGAGGTTACCAATGCAGGCTGTGTTTGGAAACTGCTTTGTAAATGGGATTTGAACACCTAAAGTCCTTTGGACTAAATATGaggtgtttgggaaaaattttaCAAGTCCCATTAGCCAAAAGCTAGCATTctcaaggctgaaagcccaaggctggTCTTGGGgtaccttgggctttcagccttctaCACATGTAAAaattactgttcatcatcttatgcattcattgttcatcttcttcgttgaGGGCGGTCGGTGGGGTTGTGGAGGGCTGCAAGGGGCCGGCAACCAACTAGAGAAAGGTTGGCAACTGTCACGGCGACCCAAGCGACGGTCACAGCAACCTAGGTGACCGTCACTAGGGTGTCGTGGCGACC
This genomic stretch from Eucalyptus grandis isolate ANBG69807.140 chromosome 3, ASM1654582v1, whole genome shotgun sequence harbors:
- the LOC104436981 gene encoding zinc finger protein 3, whose product is MEAPHAKDPPCPSESSTIISAPEPPPCPHTPLQNSKENKQELIYVEEEEEEEEERTYQDRGQPSAQPTRPLDLNLSCGDSNRGSCPEPNLIHFLDMGRPETSPEEAAEAPSEAEPKVFSCNYCQRKFYSSQALGGHQNAHKRERTLAKRGQRLGATGLHVLGNPFYMDQPHHHHHYSSMSSLPLLGGGAYSNRSLGIQAHSMIHKPSHAPSFGASPIGNGGYGNHVWNRPPILGQQPAVGRLLPMESSHHQANATGGSSSYSSSRVSVGRFDNITPSMGILGNETSSSGCWGTTTGARLKANQEELQKLDLSLKLWN